A single region of the Ziziphus jujuba cultivar Dongzao chromosome 10, ASM3175591v1 genome encodes:
- the LOC132799694 gene encoding receptor-like protein 33, whose product MNKGQQMKFRPTPAVLTSIDLSNNKFDGEIPSSTCNLLPLVVLNLSSNSFTGSIPSCFGNMRELESLDLSKNKPFGSIPGQLTSLTFLEYLNLSDNQLTGPIPRGTQLDTFSDSSFLDNPGLCGFQLSKKCEESIDSKENVCEDGFSLKVVGMGYGFGLVVGLIMGHVTLSGRWKWILRKFTEHKSMDEF is encoded by the coding sequence ATGAATAAGGGACAACAGATGAAATTTAGGCCTACCCCAGCAGTGTTAACATCCATTGACCTCTCAAACAACAAATTTGATGGAGAAATTCCAAGTAGCACCTGCAATCTGCTTCCTTTGGTTGTGTTAAACTTGTCCAGCAATAGTTTCACAGGGTCCATCCCGTCGTGTTTTGGAAACATGAGGGAGCTTGAATCACTGGATCTTTCGAAAAACAAGCCGTTTGGCAGCATCCCTGGACAGTTGACAAGTCTCACATTTCTTGAGTATTTAAATCTCTCTGACAATCAACTCACAGGTCCAATACCGCGTGGAACACAGTTGGATACATTTTCAGATTCATCATTTCTGGACAATCCAGGACTATGTGGTTTTCAATTGTCAAAGAAATGTGAAGAAAGTATTGACAGTAAAGAAAATGTATGTGAAGATGGTTTTAGTTTGAAAGTTGTAGGTATGGGATATGGATTTGGACTAGTAGTTGGACTGATCATGGGACATGTCACACTCTCAGGAAGATGGAAATGGATCTTGAGAAAATTTACAGAACATAAATCTATGGATGAATTTTGA
- the LOC125421026 gene encoding receptor-like protein Cf-9, translating to MLGILENYVSCSSNVSTTSSPRCLPDQSTALLQFKEEFTLQKPNFSYYNYLRTSAYAYEHYDAVDASYPKMKSWKAEKDCCSWDGVTCDLKTGEVIGLDLANGWLQGSLHSRSSLFKLRQLQEINLSFNNFSFSQIPFEFGQLLRLTTLNLSFSMFTGNIPSEISFLNNLVSLGLSSFKNYDETSLLYLRKDDFTSIIQNMTNLRELSLRQVNILSSIPESLANLSSLTSLSLDGCGLQGKFPEKIFQLPKLQEIYVSCNYLLTGVLPQFQPSSSLLSLTLDDTNFSRKLPDSIGNLESLRKLSLWNCSFVGPIPSSIWNLSQLRHLDLSMNHLNGHELPSKLGRLRKLTILALPSAHFSGELPSSLGKLTRLVHLSLSNNSFSGQIPTSLENLTRIFHVLSTELLLASCKLREFPNFLKDRDQLEQLDLSKNRIEGQIPNWFWGAIGNKKLNILSLSGNKLQVSPTIPPLFISYFDVSSSNLSGGIHPSLLKLTQLDFLDMSYNHFSGNLPNWLGNISGSLEVLNLQWNNFHGDLSQMFTFAGSMKNLKILGISHNQLQGKLPQSLINCSKL from the exons ATGTTGGGAATTTTAGAA AACTATGTATCATGTTCTTCCAATGTGTCTACCACTTCTTCACCAAGGTGTCTCCCTGACCAGAGCACTGCTTTGCTGCAATTCAAAGAAGAGTTTACACTCCAAAAGCCCAACTTCAGTTATTATAACTATTTGCGTACTTCTGCGTATGCATATGAACACTATGATGCTGTTGATGCCTCTTATCCAAAGATGAAGTCTTGGAAGGCTGAAAAGGATTGCTGTTCGTGGGATGGTGTTACATGCGACTTGAAAACTGGAGAAGTAATAGGCCTGGACTTGGCCAATGGCTGGCTTCAAGGGTCGTTGCATTCTCGCAGTAGCCTGTTTAAGTTGCGTCAACTTCAAGAGATCAACCTTTCATTTAACAACTTCAGTTTCAGCCAGATTCCTTTTGAGTTCGGCCAGCTTTTGAGGTTAACTACTCttaatctctctttctctatgttTACTGGGAATATTCCATCTGAAATCTCAtttcttaacaatttggttTCGCTTGGTCTCTCTTCTTTTAAGAATTACGATGAAACAAGTCTTTTGTATCTCAGAAAAGATGACTTCACGAGCATTATCCAAAATATGACAAATTTAAGGGAACTTTCCCTGCGCCAAGTTAACATTCTATCATCAATACCTGAATCCTTGGCAAATTTATCTTCCTTGACGTCTCTTAGTCTTGACGGATGTGGTTTACAAGGAAAGTTTCCTGAGAAGATCTTTCAGTTGCCTAAGTTACAAGAAATCTATGTTTCATGTAACTATCTTCTTACTGGAGTTCTTCCGCAGTTTCAACCTTCTAGCTCTTTGCTGTCATTAACTCTTGATGACAcaaatttttcaaggaaattgccTGACTCAATAGGCAACCTTGAGTCCCTGAGAAAATTGTCTCTCTGGAATTGTAGTTTTGTAGGGCCTATTCCTTCTTCAATTTGGAATCTTTCCCAGCTTAGACATCTTGATCTCTCAATGAACCACCTCAATGGTCATGAGCTTCCATCTAAGTTGGGGAGGCTTAGAAAACTTACTATTCTAGCACTTCCATCTGCACATTTTAGTGGTGAATTACCCTCTTCACTAGGAAAACTCACTAGATTAGTACATTTAAGTCTTTCAAATAATAGTTTCAGTGGTCAAATTCCAACCTCACTTGAAAATCTCACACG GATATTTCATGTTTTATCAACAGAATTACTTTTGGCTTCATGTAAGCTAAGGGAGTTTCCTAATTTCCTTAAAGACCGGGATCAATTAGAGCAATTAGATCTTTCCAAAAACAGAATTGAAGGCCAAATACCAAATTGGTTCTGGGGTGCCATAGGGAACAAGAAATTGAACATTCTAAGCTTGAGTGGCAACAAATTGCAAGTGTCACCTACAATTCCACCATTGTTCATATCCTATTTTGATGTCTCGAGTAGTAATTTGAGTGGAGGAATTCATCCATCGCTGCTTAAATTGACTCAACTGGATTTCCTTGACATGTCTTATAACCATTTTAGCGGTAACCTTCCAAATTGGTTGGGTAACATTAGTGGTTCTCTAGAGGTACTGAATTTGCAATGGAACAACTTTCATGGAGATCTATCTCAAATGTTCACATTTGCAGGAAGCATGAAGAATCTAAAGATTCTGGGCATCAGTCATAACCAGTTACAAGGAAAGCTTCCACAATCTTTGATCAATTGTAGTAAGTTATGA
- the LOC107411945 gene encoding probable linoleate 9S-lipoxygenase 5 — MMLQCRNLSTLKLFTVSQNGYQRKSVVGSTIDRKDHVKSIRNKSTLLPMKWPTGILYSGSGSRSQPLIVASTVEGDEALHRTVPRSFSGAKSSHNTSDTQTEEIEEKKMASQKIKGTVVLMKKNVLDFNDFNASVLDRVHELFGKRVSLQLVSAVNVEPANRLQGKLGKPAYLEDWITTITPLTAGESAFNITFDWDKNIGVPGAFIIRNDHHSEFYLKTVTLEDVPGEGRIHFVCNSWVYPVDKYKKDRVFFTNKTYLPSETPASLRKYREEELIHLRGDGKGELQEWDRVYDYAYYNDLGNPDKGPKYVRPVLGGSKEYPYPRRGRTGRAPTKTDPNAEKRLKLLLSLNIYVPRDERFGHLKMSDFLAYALKSFGQFLKPELESLFDKTPNEFDSFEDVFKLYEGGVGLPDSLLENIRENIPAEMLKEIFRTDGEQLLKFPMPQVIKEDKYAWRTDEQFAREMLAGINPVLIRRLQEFPPGSKLDHKVYGDHTSKITKEHIEHNLNGLTVDEAIKSNRLFILDHHDTLMPYLRRINTTHTKTYASRTLLFLKDDGTLKPIAIELSLPNPHGDPLGCISKVYTPANYGIEGSTWLLAKGYVTVNDSGYHQLISHWLKTHAAIEPFVIATNRQLSVMHPIYKLLHPHFRDTMNVNAVGRQTLINAGGALETTVFPAKYSMEMSSKIYKNWVFPDQALPVDLIKRGVAVEDKNSPHGVRLLIEDYPYAVDGLEIWSAIKTWVKDYCSFYYKTDETVQRDSELQSWWKELREKGHGDKKDEPWWPKMQTREELIEILTIVIWISSAYHAAINFGQYPYGGYPPSRPSISHRFIPEEGSPEYEELKTNPEKAYLKTFNSQLLSVLGIALVEVLSRHSSDEIFIGQRDIPEWTADAEVLKAFENFGKKLKEIEEKIVRMNKDEKLKNRLGPAKVPYTLLYPSSEGGLTGKGIPNSVSI, encoded by the exons atgatgCTTCAGTGCAGGAATTTGAGCACTTTGAAGTTGTTTACTGTTTCTCAAAATGGGTATCAGAGGAAATCAGTAGTTGGATCAACGATTGACAGAAAAGATCATGTCAAATCAATCAGGAATAAGTCTACTTTGTTGCCGATGAAATGGCCAACAGGGATATTATACTCTGGTAGTGGGAGCAGATCTCAACCTTTGATCGTGGCTTCAACAGTTGAAGGTGACGAGGCTTTACATAGGACGGTCCCCAGGAGCTTCAGTGGTGCTAAATCATCGCATAACACCTCTGATACACAGACCGAAGAGATTGAAGAGAAGAAAATGGCGAGCCAGAAGATCAAAGGGACTGTGGTTTTGATGAAGAAGAATGTGTTGGACTTCAACGACTTTAATGCATCGGTTCTTGATCGTGTTCATGAGTTGTTTGGCAAAAGGGTTTCTCTGCAGCTCGTTAGTGCCGTTAATGTCGAACCTg CCAATAGGTTGCAAGGGAAACTTGGAAAGCCAGCATATTTGGAAGACTGGATCACCACAATTACTCCCCTAACAGCGGGCGAGTCAGCGTTCAACATTACTTTTGACTGGGATAAAAATATTGGAGTCCCTGGAGCATTCATTATCAGAAATGATCATCACAGTGAGTTTTACTTGAAGACTGTCACACTTGAAGATGTTCCAGGAGAAGGCAGAATCCACTTTGTTTGCAATTCATGGGTGTATCCAGTAGATAAATACAAAAAGGACCGTGTTTTCTTCACAAACAAG ACATATCTTCCCAGTGAAACGCCTGCATCACTACGCAAATATAGAGAAGAAGAACTGATTCACTTGAGAGGAGATGGAAAAGGAGAACTCCAGGAATGGGACAGAGTCTATGACTATGCCTACTATAATGATTTGGGGAATCCAGATAAAGGCCCGAAATATGTTCGTCCTGTTCTTGGAGGGTCTAAAGAGTATCCTTATCCTCGCAGGGGAAGAACGGGACGTGCACCAACAAAGACAG ATCCCAACGCTGAGAAGCGGCTGAAACTTCTACTGAGCCTAAACATTTATGTTCCAAGAGATGAACGATTTGGTCACTTAAAGATGTCAGACTTTCTTGCTTATGCTCTGAAATCTTTCGGGCAATTCCTTAAACCTGAGCTAGAATCTCTGTTTGATAAAACCCCAAATGAGTTTGATAGCTTTGAAGATGTATTTAAGCTCTATGAAGGAGGAGTTGGGTTACCGGACAGTTTACTTGAGAATATAAGGGAGAACATACCTGCAGAGATGCTCAAGGAAATTTTCAGAACTGATGGTGAACAACTCCTCAAATTTCCAATGCCTCAAGTGATTAAAG AGGATAAATATGCTTGGAGGACTGATGAACAATTTGCAAGAGAAATGCTGGCTGGAATAAACCCTGTCCTTATTCGTCGTCTTCAG GAGTTCCCTCCAGGAAGCAAGCTAGATCATAAAGTATATGGTGATCATACTAGTAAAATAACCAAAGAGCACATAGAGCACAACTTAAATGGGCTCACTGTAGATGAG GCAATCAAGAGCAACAGACTATTCATACTGGATCATCATGACACATTAATGCCGTACTTGAGGCGTataaacacaactcacacaaaGACTTATGCCAGCAGGACACTCCTTTTCTTGAAGGATGATGGGACTTTGAAGCCCATAGCTATTGAACTAAGCTTGCCAAATCCTCATGGGGATCCACTTGGTTGCATTAGCAAAGTCTATACACCTGCTAACTATGGCATTGAAGGCTCCACTTGGCTACTTGCTAAAGGATATGTAACTGTAAATGACTCTGGCTATCATCAGCTTATCAGCCACTG GTTAAAAACTCATGCAGCAATTGAGCCATTTGTGATAGCAACAAATCGGCAGCTCAGTGTGATGCAccctatttataaattattgcaTCCTCACTTCCGTGACACCATGAATGTAAATGCAGTTGGACGGCAGACTCTCATAAATGCAGGTGGAGCACTTGAGACAACTGTTTTTCCTGCAAAGTATTCCATGGAAATGTCATCAAAAATTTACAAGAACTGGGTTTTTCCTGACCAAGCACTCCCTGTTGATCTGATAAAGAG AGGAGTGGCAGTTGAAGATAAAAATTCTCCACATGGTGTGCGTTTACTGATAGAGGATTATCCATATGCTGTTGATGGACTTGAGATTTGGTCAGCCATTAAAACATGGGTTAAAGATTACTGTTCTTTCTACTATAAAACAGATGAAACTGTCCAAAGAGATTCTGAACTCCAATCCTGGTGGAAGGAACTTAGAGAGAAGGGTCATGGTGACAAGAAAGATGAACCGTGGTGGCCTAAAATGCAGACTCGTGAAGAGCTAATAGAAATATTGACCATTGTCATATGGATTTCTTCTGCTTACCATGCAGCAATCAATTTCGGACAGTACCCTTATGGAGGCTACCCTCCAAGCCGACCAAGCATAAGCCATCGATTCATACCTGAGGAAGGCAGTCCTGAGTACGAGGAGCTTAAGACAAACCCGGAAAAGGCTTACTTGAAAACTTTCAATTCCCAGCTTCTGAGTGTCCTTGGCATTGCCCTTGTAGAAGTTTTGTCAAGGCACTCATCTGATGAGATCTTTATTGGGCAGAGAGACATTCCAGAATGGACTGCAGATGCAGAAGTACTGAAAgcctttgaaaattttggaaagaagCTGAAGGAAATCGAGGAAAAGATTGTAAGGATGAACAAAGATGAGAAGTTGAAGAACCGTCTTGGACCAGCCAAGGTTCCATACACATTGCTGTATCCTAGCAGTGAAGGTGGACTTACTGGCAAGGGAATTCCCAACAGTGTCTCAATCTAA
- the LOC107412009 gene encoding probable linoleate 9S-lipoxygenase 5 has protein sequence MTGNNGSTRKIKGTVILMKKHFLDFNDFNASLHDRVDELLGKRVSLQLISSVNADPENGYKGKLGKPAYLEGWATTITRVTAGESEFKVTFDWEEEIGVPGAILIKNGHHSEFYLKTVTVEDVSGGDAHVHFVCNSWVYPATKYKEDRVFFSNKTYLPHETPAPLRQYRENELEILRGDGKGQLQEWDRVYDYAYYHDLGNPDKDSKYARPILGGSSDYPYPRRGRTGRETTKTDPNCESRLDLRLSLNVYVPRDERFGHLKMSDFLAYALKSASQVLKPVLQDLYDSTPGEFDSFQDVNNLYDGGIKLPKEKLDHIKEKIPTEILKEIIRTDGEQFLRFPTPQVIKEDRSAWRTDEEFGREMLAGVNPVIIRRLQEFPPTSKLDPEAYGNQNSVIAEEDIKSNLDGLSVDEAIQNNKLFILDHHDALMPYLRRINCDSTKIYASRTILFLKDDGTLKPLVIELSLPHPDGDQFGAQSKVYTPAEEGVESSIWQLAKAYVAVDDSGYHQLISHWLNTHAVIEPFVIATNRQLSVLHPIFKLLQPHFRDTMNINALARQTLINAGGFLEFTVFPGENAMELSSAVYKHWVFPEQALPEDLIKRGVAVKDSNSPHGVRLLIEDYPFAVDGLEIWSAIKTWVEDYCSYYYQTDQMVQEDAELQSWWKELRVEGHGDLKDKPWWPKMQTREELVESCTIVIWIASALHAAVNFGQYPYAGYLPNRPTISRRFMPEKGTPEYDELESDPDKAFLKTITAQLQTLLGVSLIEILSRHSTDEIYLGQRDTAEWTSDEEPLKAFEKFGKKLAEIEDRIMERNNDKKLRNRGGPVKMPYTLLFPTSSEGGLTGRGIPNSVSI, from the exons atgactgGGAATAATGGGAGTACGAGGAAGATAAAAGGGACAGTAATTTTGATGAAGAAACATTTCTTAGACTTCAATGACTTCAATGCTTCTCTTCATGATCGTGTGGATGAGTTGTTGGGCAAAAGGGTTTCTCTGCAGCTCATCAGTTCTGTTAATGCTGACCCTG AAAACGGGTACAAAGGGAAGCTTGGAAAGCCAGCTTACTTGGAAGGCTGGGCTACAACAATCACCCGTGTAACAGCAGGCGAATCTGAGTTCAAGGTTACCTTTGATTGGGAAGAGGAAATAGGAGTTCCAGGAGCCATCCTAATTAAAAATGGTCATCATAGTGAATTCTACCTCAAGACTGTCACAGTGGAAGATGTTTCTGGTGGTGATGCTCATGTCCATTTTGTTTGCAACTCATGGGTATACCCTGCCACCAAATACAAAGAAGATCGCGTTTTCTTCAGTAACAAG ACATATCTTCCACATGAAACACCGGCTCCACTACGCCAGTACAGAGAGAATGAGCTAGAGATTTTGAGAGGAGATGGAAAAGGACAGCTCCAGGAATGGGATAGGGTCTATGACTATGCTTACTACCATGATTTGGGGAATCCAGATAAGGATTCAAAATATGCCCGTCCAATTCTTGGAGGGTCTAGTGACTATCCTTACCCTCGAAGGGGAAGAACAGGCAGGGAAACAACAAAGACAG ATCCTAATTGTGAGAGTAGGCTGGATCTTCGTCTGAGCTTAAACGTTTATGTTCCAAGAGACGAGCGGTTTGGTCACTTGAAGATGTCAGACTTCCTTGCTTATGCACTGAAATCTGCATCTCAGGTCCTTAAACCTGTTCTACAAGATCTATATGACAGTACACCAGGCGAGTTTGACAGTTTCCAAGATGTAAATAATCTTTATGATGGTGGAATTAAGTTGCCTAAAGAAAAACTTGACCATATCAAGGAAAAAATTCCCACTGAGATTCTCAAAGAAATTATCCGAACTGATGGTGAACAATTCCTGAGATTCCCTACACCACAAGTGATTAAAG AGGATAGGTCTGCATGGAGGACTGATGAAGAATTTGGAAGAGAAATGCTGGCTGGAGTGAACCCTGTCATTATCCGTCGTCTCCAA GAGTTCCCACCAACAAGCAAGCTAGATCCTGAAGCTTATGGTAATCAAAACAGTGTTATAGCTGAAGAAGACATAAAGAGTAACTTGGATGGTCTCAGTGTAGATGAG GCAATCCAGAACAACAAGTTGTTTATATTAGATCATCATGATGCATTGATGCCATACCTGAGGAGGATAAACTGTGATTCGACAAAGATCTATGCCAGCAGGACAATCCTTTTCTTGAAAGATGATGGAACTTTGAAGCCATTGGTTATTGAATTAAGCTTACCGCACCCTGATGGTGATCAATTTGGTGCACAAAGCAAAGTGTATACACCAGCTGAGGAAGGTGTCGAAAGTTCAATTTGGCAACTGGCTAAAGCTTATGTGGCTGTGGATGATTCGGGATATCATCAGCTAATTAGCCATTG GTTGAATACGCATGCTGTAATTGAACCTTTTGTGATAGCAACAAACAGGCAGCTTAGTGTGCTCCACCCAATTTTCAAACTTTTGCAGCCTCACTTCCGTGACACCATGAATATAAATGCACTTGCAAGGCAGACTCTCATCAATGCTGGTGGATTTCTGGAGTTTACTGTTTTTCCAGGGGAGAATGCAATGGAATTGTCATCAGCAGTTTATAAACACTGGGTTTTTCCAGAGCAAGCACTGCCAGAAGATCTCATCAAGCG AGGAGTGGCAGTAAAGGACTCAAATTCTCCACACGGTGTTCGCCTGCTTATAGAGGACTACCCATTTGCTGTTGATGGGCTTGAGATCTGGTCTGCCATTAAAACATGGGTTGAAGACTATTGCTCCTACTACTACCAGACAGATCAAATGGTTCAGGAAGATGCAGAACTTCAATCCTGGTGGAAGGAGCTTAGAGTGGAAGGTCATGGAGACTTGAAAGATAAACCTTGGTGGCCAAAAATGCAGACACGTGAAGAGCTTGTAGAGTCATGCACCATAGTCATATGGATTGCTTCTGCTCTCCATGCAGCTGTCAACTTTGGACAGTACCCTTATGCAGGCTACCTTCCAAACCGCCCTACAATAAGCCGCCGGTTCATGCCTGAAAAGGGAACTCCTGAATATGATGAGCTTGAGTCTGACCCTGATAAGGCATTCCTGAAAACCATTACTGCACAGCTTCAGACACTTCTTGGGGTTTCCCTGATAGAAATCTTGTCAAGGCATTCTACTGATGAGATCTATCTTGGACAAAGAGACACTGCTGAATGGACGTCAGATGAAGAACCATTGAAAGCCTTTGAAAAATTTGGAAAGAAACTGGCTGAAATTGAAGATAGAATCATGGAGAGGAACAATGATAAGAAACTGAGAAACCGAGGTGGGCCAGTTAAGATGCCATACACTCTGCTCTTTCCGACTAGCAGCGAAGGTGGACTTACTGGCAGAGGAATTCCCAACAGCGTCTCCATCTAA